The Setaria italica strain Yugu1 chromosome IX, Setaria_italica_v2.0, whole genome shotgun sequence genome has a window encoding:
- the LOC101767714 gene encoding protein STRICTOSIDINE SYNTHASE-LIKE 5 has product MAIGLGFLKAVALVLAPVALAVALYSPRDFSPAPLPPEYSYGPDVSAPRHEARALEQSERVGEGRLPGPEDLAYDAAGGWLYTGCADGWVRRVSVPGGDVEDWVRTGGRPLGVVLAADGGLIVADADIGLLKVSPERKVELLTDAAEGLEFALTDGVDVAADGTIYFTDASYKYNLANHMTDVLEARPHGRLLSFDPATGRTAVLVRDLYFANGVAISPDQSSLIYCETVVRRCSRYHIAGDKKGSVEKFIDNLPGFPDNIRYDGEGRYWIALSAGRTLQWDLLMKYPFVRKLLYLVEKFVAVPHGLKNSGTMSVTLDGEPVSTYTDPGLALATSWLKVGKHLYYGSLTKTYLSRIDVTKSSAELNK; this is encoded by the exons ATGGCGATTGGGCTCGGTTTCTTGAAGGCCGTGGCGCTGGTGCTGGCGCCGGTGGCGCTCGCCGTGGCGCTGTACAGTCCCCGTGACTTCTCGCCGGCGCCGTTGCCTCCGGAGTACTCGTACGGGCCCGACGTGTCCGCGCCGCGGCacgaggcgcgcgcgctggagcAGAGCGAGCGGGTGGGCGAGGGGCGCCTCCCGGGACCGGAGGACCTGGCGTACGACGCCGCTGGCGGGTGGCTGTATACCGGGTGCGCCGACGGGTGGGTCAGGAGGGTGAGCGTGCCCGGCGGGGACGTCGAGGATTGGGTACGCACCGGCGGCCGCCCGCTCGGCGtcgtgctcgccgccgacggTGGCCTGATCGTGGCCGACGCGGACATC GGATTACTGAAGGTGAGCCCGGAGAGGAAGGTTGAGCTGCTGACGGACGCGGCAGAGGGCCTCGAGTTCGCGCTGACCGACGGCGTggacgtcgccgccgacggcaccATCTACTTCACGGACGCGTCGTACAAGTACAACCTCGCCAACCACATGACGGACGTCCTCGAGGCGCGGCCGCACGGGCGGCTCCTGAGCTTCGACCCGGCCACGGGGCGGACGGCGGTGCTCGTGCGCGACCTCTACTTCGCCAACGGCGTCGCCATCTCGCCGGACCAGAGCTCCCTCATCTACTGCGAGACGGTGGT GAGGAGGTGCTCGAGGTACCACATCGCCGGCGACAAGAAGGGCTCGGTTGAGAAGTTCATCGACAACCTACCGGGATTCCCCGACAACATCCGGTACGACGGAGAAGGCCGGTACTGGATCGCCTTGTCCGCG GGGAGAACACTTCAGTGGGACCTGCTGATGAAGTATCCGTTCGTCCGGAAGCTGCTGTACCTCGTCGAGAAGTTCGTGGCGGTTCCACACGGGCTGAAGAACTCGGGGACGATGAGCGTGACGCTGGACGGGGAGCCGGTGTCCACGTACACCGACCCGGGGCTCGCCCTCGCCACCAGCTGGCTCAAGGTCGGCAAGCATCTGTACTACGGGTCACTAACGAAGACATACCTCAGCAGGATCGACGTCACCAAATCATCAGCTGAATTGAACAAGTGA
- the LOC101768123 gene encoding protein STRICTOSIDINE SYNTHASE-LIKE 5, translating into MAPGHGFLKAVALIMAPVALAVALYNYNPGDFSPAPMPPEYSYGPDVSAPRHEARALERSERVGEGRLPGPEDLAYDAAGGWLRGRRGLGPDRGTPAWRRARGGRRPRRGQRGHRAAEGEPRRECGAIDGRGGGFALTDGVDIAADGTIYFTDASYKYNLANHMADVLETRPHGRLMSFDPSTGRTVVLVRDLYFVNGVAVAPDQSSLIYCETVM; encoded by the exons ATGGCGCCGGGACACGGTTTCCTGAAGGCCGTGGCGCTGATCATGGCGCCGGTAGCGCTCGCCGTCGCTCTGTACAACTACAATCCCGGGGACTTCTCGCCGGCGCCGATGCCGCCGGAGTACTCGTACGGGCCCGACGTGTCCGCGCCGCGGCacgaggcgcgcgcgctggagcGCAGCGAGCGCGTGGGAGAGGGGCGGCTCCCGGGCCCGGAGGACCTCGCgtacgacgccgccggcgggtgGCT GCGGGGACGTCGAGGACTGGGCCCGGACCGGGGGACGCCCGCTTGGCGTCGCGctcgcggcggacggcggcctCGTCGTGGCCAACGCGGACATC GGGCTGCAGAGGGTGAGCCCAGAAGGGAATGTGGAGCTATTGACGGACGCGGCGGAGGGTTCGCGCTGACCGACGGCGTGGATATCGCCGCCGACGGCACCATCTACTTCACGGACGCGTCGTACAAGTACAACCTCGCCAACCACATGGCGGACGTCCTCGAGACGCGGCCCCACGGGCGGCTCATGAGCTTCGACCCGTCCACGGGGCGGACGGTCGTGCTCGTGCGCGACCTCTACTTCGTCaacggcgtcgccgtcgcgccgGACCAGAGCTCCCTTATCTACTGCGAGACGGTGATGTGA